The Gemmatimonadaceae bacterium genome includes a window with the following:
- a CDS encoding imidazoleglycerol-phosphate dehydratase yields MSTVVRETRETQVRAVVTRGGTGLATVDTTRPFLDHMLVTFARYSGLDVEVHARGDLPHHLIEDVAICIGAAVAAELPPTAARYADRTIPMDDALVQCALDLGGRPYYRGRLPVGIWEHWMRSFADNAKATLHLRVLRGTDTHHIVEAAFKALGLAVRDAFVESGAVFSTKGSVALQVSE; encoded by the coding sequence ATGAGCACCGTGGTCCGCGAGACGAGGGAAACCCAGGTCCGCGCCGTGGTCACGCGCGGCGGCACGGGGCTGGCCACGGTGGACACGACGCGCCCGTTCCTCGACCACATGCTGGTCACCTTCGCGCGGTACAGCGGCCTCGATGTCGAGGTGCATGCGCGCGGCGACCTACCCCACCACCTCATCGAGGACGTCGCCATCTGCATCGGCGCCGCGGTCGCGGCCGAGCTGCCGCCGACGGCGGCGCGGTACGCGGATCGCACGATCCCGATGGACGATGCGCTGGTGCAGTGCGCGCTGGACCTCGGCGGACGGCCGTATTATCGCGGCCGGCTGCCGGTCGGCATCTGGGAGCACTGGATGCGCTCCTTTGCCGACAACGCGAAGGCCACGCTGCATCTGCGCGTCCTGCGGGGCACCGACACACACCACATCGTCGAGGCGGCGTTCAAGGCGCTGGGACTGGCGGTGCGCGACGCGTTCGTGGAATCGGGGGCGGTGTTCAGCACCAAGGGGAGCGTGGCGCTGCAGGTGTCCGAGTGA
- a CDS encoding ATP phosphoribosyltransferase → MLRIALPNKGRLSEDARELFTDAGLEVRGKGERALTASLGGEFEAIFVRAADIPEFVADGAAQAGITGIDLVRESGRQVEQLLDLEFGRCRLVVAVREDSRLRSIDDLHDRPRVATVFPRITADYFAARGIPVDIVPVSGAAEIAPHLGIADIVVDLTSTGSTLKVNGLTEIATVLESSARLITIVPPGDPARVVLDELVDALASVLRARSRRYLMANVPRVRLDEVRTILPGINGPTVIDIMDHGEMVAVHAVVPAATIYRTIGQLKQLGCTGILVTRIERLMP, encoded by the coding sequence ATGCTGCGCATCGCCCTGCCGAACAAAGGCCGCCTCTCCGAGGACGCCAGAGAGCTCTTCACCGACGCCGGACTCGAGGTTCGAGGCAAGGGGGAGCGCGCGCTCACCGCGTCCCTCGGTGGTGAGTTCGAGGCCATCTTCGTGCGAGCCGCTGACATACCAGAATTCGTCGCCGACGGCGCCGCGCAGGCCGGCATCACCGGCATCGACCTCGTGCGGGAGTCGGGACGGCAGGTCGAGCAGCTCCTCGACCTCGAATTCGGACGCTGCCGCCTCGTGGTCGCAGTCCGCGAGGACAGCCGGCTCCGGTCCATCGACGACCTCCACGACCGGCCCCGCGTCGCCACGGTCTTCCCGCGCATCACGGCGGACTACTTCGCCGCGCGCGGCATCCCGGTCGACATCGTCCCGGTCTCCGGCGCGGCCGAGATCGCGCCGCACCTCGGCATCGCCGACATCGTCGTCGACCTGACCTCCACCGGCTCGACGCTCAAGGTCAACGGCCTCACGGAGATCGCGACCGTCCTGGAGTCGTCGGCGCGGCTGATCACCATCGTCCCGCCGGGCGACCCCGCCCGCGTCGTGCTCGACGAGCTGGTGGACGCGCTGGCCTCGGTCCTGCGGGCCCGCAGCCGCCGCTACCTGATGGCGAACGTGCCGCGCGTGCGGCTCGACGAGGTCCGGACGATCCTCCCCGGCATCAACGGACCGACGGTCATCGACATCATGGACCATGGCGAGATGGTCGCCGTCCACGCGGTCGTCCCCGCCGCCACCATCTACCGCACCATCGGCCAGCTCAAGCAACTGGGGTGCACCGGGATCCTCGTGACGCGCATCGAGCGCCTGATGCCATGA
- a CDS encoding bifunctional phosphoribosyl-AMP cyclohydrolase/phosphoribosyl-ATP diphosphatase HisIE, which yields MIDLDTLDFEKGNGLVTVVTQDAITGDVLMIAFADREAMDATVRTGEMHYRSRTRGLWHKGATSGNTQRLVSLTADCDTDAVLALVIPEGPACHTGAATCFTREGASPPPPDAIAALDEIIDARAGVDTSPRLSYTRRLLDDRNLRMKKLGEEAAELVLACADGDAERATGEAADLIYHTLVALRALGIRLDDVREELARRSAEG from the coding sequence ATGATTGATCTGGACACGCTGGACTTCGAGAAGGGCAACGGCCTGGTGACGGTCGTCACGCAGGACGCGATCACCGGCGACGTGCTGATGATCGCGTTCGCTGATCGCGAGGCGATGGACGCCACGGTACGAACCGGCGAGATGCACTACCGTTCGCGGACGCGCGGGCTCTGGCACAAGGGGGCGACCAGCGGCAACACGCAGCGCCTGGTGTCGCTCACTGCAGACTGTGACACGGACGCCGTGCTGGCACTGGTGATTCCTGAAGGGCCTGCCTGCCACACGGGGGCGGCAACCTGCTTCACGCGTGAAGGCGCATCGCCGCCGCCGCCCGATGCCATCGCGGCGCTCGACGAGATCATCGACGCGCGCGCCGGCGTGGATACGTCACCGCGTCTCAGCTACACGCGACGGCTGCTCGATGATCGCAACCTGCGCATGAAGAAGCTGGGCGAGGAGGCGGCCGAACTCGTCCTCGCCTGCGCCGATGGGGATGCCGAACGCGCCACCGGTGAGGCGGCGGACCTGATCTATCACACCCTCGTGGCGCTCCGGGCACTCGGCATCAGGCTCGACGACGTGCGCGAGGAGCTGGCCCGACGGTCGGCGGAGGGCTGA
- a CDS encoding bifunctional (p)ppGpp synthetase/guanosine-3',5'-bis(diphosphate) 3'-pyrophosphohydrolase, with translation MRGYSDRINHALAFAAKHHDTQVRKGLRMPYVTHAANVAVILTHYRCDESVVVAGVLHDAIEDSVRDGLTRTDLSDRIGSKFGEDVLTVVLSVTRRRVDDDGIEMSKDDVRDDYLLRLASASEPARVVCAAHTLHNAGTILADLRRTIEPATVWGRGGSGREGTLQWYRAVADRLRAVGFSAPIMDELSTMVAALEVAPAGDAPA, from the coding sequence ATGCGCGGATACTCCGACCGCATCAACCACGCGCTCGCGTTCGCGGCGAAGCATCATGACACGCAGGTGCGAAAGGGGCTGCGCATGCCGTACGTCACGCATGCCGCGAACGTGGCCGTGATCCTGACGCACTACCGGTGCGACGAGAGCGTCGTGGTGGCCGGGGTGCTGCATGACGCCATCGAGGACAGCGTGCGCGACGGGCTCACGCGCACCGACCTCTCCGACCGGATCGGGAGCAAGTTCGGCGAGGACGTGCTGACGGTGGTGCTCTCCGTCACGCGGCGCCGCGTGGACGATGACGGCATCGAGATGAGCAAGGATGACGTGCGCGACGACTACCTGCTGCGCCTCGCGTCCGCATCCGAGCCCGCCCGCGTGGTCTGCGCGGCACACACGCTGCACAACGCCGGCACGATCCTCGCCGACCTGCGGCGCACGATCGAGCCGGCGACGGTGTGGGGTCGCGGCGGCTCGGGGCGCGAGGGCACGCTGCAGTGGTACCGCGCCGTGGCCGACCGGCTGCGTGCGGTCGGCTTCTCCGCACCGATCATGGACGAGCTCTCGACGATGGTCGCGGCGCTCGAGGTGGCACCGGCCGGCGACGCCCCCGCCTAG
- the hisN gene encoding histidinol-phosphatase — protein MTSPLLQAVHTLATLAGDTANAFFRQRIEIEVKGDGSPVTNADRAAETAAREWIRAHFPGDGILGEEFGLEGADAPRRWVLDPIDGTKSFIAGVPLWGTLVAVVEGETVLAGAVYAPPTREIVVAATSEGAWFNGARTQVSTTADLSSAVLLTTDERYRDRPRRKARWNDLASRARVVRTWGDCYGYLLLATGRADVMVDDLMNPWDAAAVQVVVEEAGGVFTDFRGRPTAFGGDSIATNAALDTAVRDILCPGGDPGLDD, from the coding sequence ATGACCAGTCCACTGCTGCAGGCTGTTCACACACTCGCCACGCTCGCGGGCGACACCGCCAATGCCTTCTTCCGCCAGCGGATCGAGATCGAGGTGAAGGGCGACGGCTCGCCCGTGACGAACGCCGATCGCGCCGCCGAGACCGCCGCGCGCGAGTGGATCCGCGCGCACTTTCCCGGTGACGGGATCCTCGGCGAGGAGTTCGGCCTCGAGGGCGCCGACGCGCCGCGACGCTGGGTGCTCGACCCGATCGATGGCACCAAGAGCTTCATCGCCGGCGTGCCGCTATGGGGCACCCTGGTGGCGGTGGTGGAGGGGGAGACCGTGCTCGCCGGTGCCGTGTACGCCCCGCCAACCCGGGAGATCGTCGTCGCCGCGACCAGCGAGGGGGCGTGGTTCAACGGCGCACGCACGCAGGTGTCCACCACCGCGGACCTGTCGTCGGCCGTGCTGCTCACCACCGACGAGCGGTACCGGGATCGTCCCCGCCGCAAGGCGCGCTGGAACGACCTCGCCAGCCGCGCACGCGTCGTGCGCACGTGGGGCGACTGCTACGGCTACCTGCTGCTGGCAACAGGCCGCGCCGACGTGATGGTGGACGACCTGATGAACCCGTGGGACGCCGCCGCGGTGCAGGTGGTGGTCGAGGAGGCCGGTGGCGTGTTCACCGACTTCCGCGGGCGCCCGACCGCCTTCGGCGGCGACAGCATCGCGACCAACGCCGCACTGGACACCGCCGTGCGCGACATCCTCTGCCCGGGTGGAGATCCCGGCCTCGATGATTGA
- the hisD gene encoding histidinol dehydrogenase, with amino-acid sequence MTPPRFRFSGPVSALSSADRRALFDRSTSADQGIRTGTATIIAQVQREGDDALRALAARFDGATLSALEVPRAEWDRARDAMQPALRAAIERTVRNVRAAHRAFLPTAVEVETEPGVVIGRRPDPLRRVGVYAPGGRAAYPSSLVMGVVPAKVAGVRDVIVCSPPSATGLPTDVVLAAAAIAGADRLFAVGGAGAVAAMAYGTATVPRVDRIVGPGNAWVAEAKLQCAGAVAIDSPAGPSELLVIADESSDMDAVALEMLAQAEHDPRAAVVCVTIGEGATAALLAALDARCPVAGRDGIVQEAFAQAGGVLQAGTLEDAITFANEWAAEHLLLAVHAASRDAAFAALRGAGAVFIGESASVAFGDYMTGANHVLPTGGLSRCYSGLSTLDFIRWTSWQRVTPDAAAALADDVARFADSEGLPNHAAAARQWSPTP; translated from the coding sequence ATGACCCCACCGCGATTCCGCTTCTCCGGCCCGGTGTCCGCCCTGAGCTCCGCTGACCGGCGCGCGCTGTTCGATCGCTCGACCTCCGCCGACCAGGGCATCCGGACCGGCACGGCCACCATCATCGCCCAGGTGCAGCGGGAGGGAGACGATGCCCTGCGGGCACTGGCGGCCCGATTCGACGGCGCCACGCTGTCGGCGCTCGAGGTGCCCCGCGCCGAGTGGGACCGGGCGCGCGATGCCATGCAGCCGGCGCTCCGCGCCGCCATCGAGCGCACGGTGCGCAATGTCCGCGCGGCGCACCGCGCGTTTCTTCCCACCGCCGTCGAGGTCGAGACGGAGCCCGGTGTCGTGATCGGCCGCCGTCCCGATCCCTTGCGCCGTGTGGGCGTGTACGCGCCGGGCGGACGGGCCGCCTATCCCAGTTCGCTGGTCATGGGCGTCGTGCCAGCCAAGGTCGCCGGTGTGCGCGACGTCATCGTCTGCTCGCCCCCGTCGGCCACCGGGCTCCCGACCGACGTGGTGCTGGCCGCGGCTGCCATCGCCGGTGCCGACCGTCTCTTCGCCGTCGGCGGTGCCGGTGCCGTCGCGGCCATGGCCTATGGCACCGCCACCGTGCCACGCGTCGACCGCATCGTCGGTCCGGGCAACGCATGGGTGGCCGAGGCGAAGCTGCAGTGCGCCGGTGCCGTGGCGATCGATTCACCGGCCGGGCCAAGTGAGCTGCTGGTCATCGCCGACGAGTCGAGCGACATGGACGCGGTCGCGCTCGAGATGCTCGCGCAGGCGGAACACGACCCGCGCGCCGCGGTGGTCTGCGTCACCATCGGCGAGGGCGCCACCGCGGCCCTGCTGGCAGCCCTCGACGCCCGCTGCCCGGTGGCCGGCCGCGACGGCATCGTGCAGGAGGCCTTCGCGCAGGCTGGCGGCGTGCTGCAGGCCGGGACGCTCGAGGACGCGATCACCTTCGCGAACGAGTGGGCAGCGGAACACCTGCTGCTCGCGGTGCACGCCGCGTCTCGAGACGCCGCCTTCGCCGCCCTCCGCGGCGCCGGCGCCGTGTTCATCGGCGAGAGCGCCAGCGTGGCGTTCGGCGACTACATGACGGGGGCGAACCACGTGCTTCCCACCGGTGGCCTGTCGCGGTGTTATTCCGGCCTCTCGACCCTGGACTTCATCCGCTGGACTTCCTGGCAGCGCGTCACCCCCGACGCCGCCGCCGCCCTTGCCGACGATGTCGCACGTTTCGCCGACAGCGAAGGCCTGCCGAATCACGCCGCCGCCGCGCGGCAGTGGAGCCCGACCCCATGA
- the hisH gene encoding imidazole glycerol phosphate synthase subunit HisH, translated as MRLSVFDYGAGNLHSLLKAVERPGVEVHVETDPSRAVQADAMVLPGVGAFPAATGALGTTGRECLRDAILGGLPTLGICLGMQVLLDASEEGGGAGLGVVAGRVTRLAARRVPQIGWNQLELGPARDPLLDASELRTAYFANSYACRPLDDTTVVAWSTHEDDRFPAMIRVGRCTGVQFHPEKSSSAGVSFVHAWLREVLS; from the coding sequence GTGAGGCTCAGCGTCTTCGACTACGGCGCCGGCAACCTGCACTCGCTGCTCAAGGCGGTCGAGCGCCCCGGTGTCGAGGTTCACGTGGAGACGGATCCGTCCCGGGCGGTGCAGGCGGACGCGATGGTGCTGCCCGGGGTGGGCGCCTTTCCGGCGGCCACCGGCGCGCTGGGCACGACCGGGCGCGAGTGCCTGCGCGATGCGATCCTCGGCGGCCTCCCGACGCTCGGGATCTGCCTGGGGATGCAGGTGCTCCTCGACGCCAGCGAGGAAGGGGGCGGGGCGGGACTCGGCGTGGTGGCCGGGCGGGTCACGCGGCTGGCCGCCCGTCGGGTGCCGCAGATCGGGTGGAACCAGCTCGAGCTCGGCCCCGCCCGCGACCCGCTGCTCGACGCCTCCGAGCTGCGCACCGCATACTTCGCGAACAGCTATGCCTGCCGGCCGCTCGACGACACGACGGTCGTGGCGTGGAGCACGCACGAAGATGACCGCTTTCCCGCCATGATCCGCGTCGGCCGATGCACTGGCGTGCAGTTCCATCCCGAAAAGAGCAGCAGCGCGGGCGTCAGCTTCGTGCACGCGTGGCTGCGCGAGGTGCTGTCATGA
- the ispG gene encoding flavodoxin-dependent (E)-4-hydroxy-3-methylbut-2-enyl-diphosphate synthase — MSIPSVFRPRRQTVTALVGAVPVGSSHPVVVQSMTNTDTADVAGTVAQVASLARAGSQIVRVTVNNEEAAAALPAIVDRLADQGVTVPIVGDFHYNGHQLLAKYPGCARALAKYRINPGNVGGKRRDENFRSIVQIAVDNGKPVRIGVNWGSLDQDLLTTMMDENAASGYPCTAHDVYVEAMLASALRSAEMAEEVGLPHDHILISAKVSLVPDLVDVYRKLAARCDYPLHLGLTEAGLGMKGMVASAAGLSLLLADGIGDTIRVSLTPKPGGDRAEEVHVAQQILQSLGLRSFAPQVTACPGCGRTTSTFFQSMAEDIQHYLREQMPVWRDRHPGVEEMRVAVMGCVVNGPGESKHANIGISLPGTFEEPKAPVYVDGALRITLKGDRIVPEFLAILEDYVARTYPAATAGAGT, encoded by the coding sequence GTGAGCATTCCCTCCGTGTTCCGTCCCCGCCGCCAGACCGTGACGGCGCTCGTCGGCGCCGTCCCCGTCGGCAGCAGCCATCCGGTGGTGGTGCAGTCGATGACGAACACCGACACCGCCGACGTGGCCGGCACGGTGGCGCAGGTGGCGTCTCTGGCACGCGCCGGTTCGCAGATCGTCCGGGTGACCGTGAACAACGAGGAGGCCGCGGCGGCGCTCCCGGCGATCGTCGATCGCCTCGCCGATCAGGGCGTCACGGTGCCGATCGTGGGGGACTTCCACTACAACGGGCACCAACTGCTCGCGAAGTACCCGGGCTGCGCGCGGGCGCTGGCCAAGTACCGGATCAACCCCGGGAACGTGGGCGGCAAGCGGCGGGACGAGAACTTCCGCTCGATCGTCCAGATCGCCGTCGACAACGGCAAGCCGGTTCGCATCGGCGTGAACTGGGGCTCGCTCGACCAGGACCTGCTCACGACGATGATGGACGAGAACGCCGCGTCAGGCTATCCGTGCACGGCGCACGACGTCTACGTCGAGGCCATGCTGGCCAGCGCCCTCCGCTCCGCCGAGATGGCGGAGGAGGTGGGGCTGCCGCACGACCACATCCTGATCTCGGCCAAGGTCTCGCTGGTCCCCGACCTGGTGGATGTGTACCGCAAGCTGGCCGCACGCTGCGACTACCCGCTGCATCTCGGGCTGACGGAGGCCGGACTCGGCATGAAGGGCATGGTGGCCAGCGCCGCCGGCCTGTCGCTGCTGCTGGCCGACGGCATCGGCGACACGATCCGCGTGTCGCTCACGCCGAAGCCGGGCGGGGATCGCGCCGAGGAGGTGCATGTGGCGCAGCAGATCCTCCAGTCGCTCGGGCTGCGCAGTTTTGCGCCGCAGGTCACCGCCTGTCCCGGCTGCGGCCGCACCACGTCCACGTTCTTCCAGAGCATGGCCGAGGACATCCAGCACTACCTGCGCGAGCAGATGCCGGTGTGGCGTGACCGGCATCCCGGCGTGGAGGAGATGCGCGTGGCGGTGATGGGATGCGTGGTGAACGGGCCGGGTGAGTCGAAGCACGCCAACATCGGCATCTCGCTCCCGGGCACGTTCGAGGAGCCGAAGGCGCCGGTGTACGTCGACGGCGCGCTGCGCATCACCCTGAAGGGCGACCGGATCGTGCCGGAGTTCCTCGCCATCCTCGAGGACTACGTGGCGCGCACCTACCCGGCAGCCACCGCCGGCGCGGGCACCTGA
- a CDS encoding histidinol-phosphate aminotransferase family protein, which produces MTVPTADRLSIARACYDDLTLYDPRRAPVDLDLTDNTNLWGVPPAAARAIRDCSAATITRYPSLYCADLKAAIAAHAGVTADMVVTGCGSDDILDASLRAFGDAGDLVAAPDPTFAMVPILARMNALRSVLLTELPDHEADADALLATGAKIIYLCSPNNPTGALVARRTLETLVDNAPGLLVIDEAYVEFAGVSNVDLLQRSPRVLLVRTMSKAFGLAGLRVGYALGHPSLVREVEKARGPYKVSALAERVAATALRDDVQWVLEHIQLAVENRDRLTIELLKLGLDPIPSSANFVCVPVPDAVATSVAMRERGVGVRPFPYLPRVGDCLRISVGPWPLVAQAVKVLGTVLRRRKPGRTA; this is translated from the coding sequence ATGACCGTGCCGACCGCGGACCGCCTCTCCATCGCGCGGGCCTGCTACGACGACCTCACGCTCTACGACCCCCGACGCGCGCCCGTCGACCTCGACCTGACGGACAACACGAACCTCTGGGGCGTGCCGCCGGCGGCGGCCCGCGCGATCCGCGACTGCAGTGCCGCGACGATCACCCGGTACCCGTCGCTCTACTGCGCGGACCTGAAGGCGGCGATCGCGGCACACGCCGGCGTCACCGCGGACATGGTCGTCACCGGTTGCGGCTCGGACGACATCCTCGACGCGTCGCTGCGGGCGTTCGGCGATGCCGGCGACCTGGTCGCCGCGCCCGACCCGACATTCGCGATGGTGCCGATCCTCGCGCGGATGAATGCGCTGCGCTCCGTGCTCCTCACCGAGCTGCCGGATCATGAGGCGGACGCCGACGCGCTGCTGGCCACCGGCGCGAAGATCATCTACCTCTGCTCACCGAACAACCCGACGGGGGCACTGGTCGCGCGGCGCACCCTCGAGACGCTGGTCGACAACGCGCCGGGCCTGCTGGTCATCGATGAGGCCTACGTGGAGTTCGCGGGTGTCTCGAACGTGGACCTGCTGCAGCGGTCCCCACGCGTGCTGCTCGTGCGCACGATGTCGAAGGCCTTCGGGCTGGCGGGGTTGCGCGTGGGCTACGCACTCGGGCACCCGTCGCTCGTGCGCGAGGTGGAGAAGGCACGGGGGCCGTACAAGGTGAGCGCGCTCGCCGAGCGGGTCGCGGCCACCGCGCTGCGCGATGACGTGCAGTGGGTGCTGGAGCACATCCAGCTCGCCGTCGAGAACCGCGATCGCCTGACGATCGAGTTGCTCAAGCTCGGCCTCGACCCGATCCCCTCCAGCGCGAACTTCGTGTGCGTGCCGGTGCCGGACGCGGTCGCCACCAGCGTTGCGATGCGCGAGCGCGGCGTGGGAGTCCGGCCGTTCCCGTACCTGCCTCGCGTGGGCGACTGCCTGCGCATCTCCGTCGGGCCGTGGCCGCTGGTGGCACAGGCGGTGAAGGTGCTCGGCACGGTGCTGCGCAGGCGGAAGCCCGGCAGGACGGCGTGA
- the hisF gene encoding imidazole glycerol phosphate synthase subunit HisF, which produces MLTRRLIVCLDVQGGRVVKGVNFTGLRDVGDPVALATRYEAEGADEITFLDISASAEDRATLLDVARRTAERLFIPLTIGGGVRTADDVGRVLRAGADKVSLNSAMVADPGVLTACAERFGAQCVVASIDAKLDDGGAWRVWTHGGRTATDLDAVEWAEECVSRGAGEVLLTSIDRDGARTGYDLPLMRAVSSRVAAPVIASGGAGTASHVVDVLAEGHADAALVAGILHDGVTTVGALKDAMRATGLVVR; this is translated from the coding sequence ATGCTGACCCGCCGGCTGATCGTGTGTCTGGACGTGCAGGGCGGACGGGTGGTGAAGGGCGTCAACTTCACCGGCCTGCGCGACGTGGGCGACCCAGTGGCACTGGCGACCCGCTACGAGGCCGAGGGTGCCGACGAGATCACGTTCCTCGATATTTCGGCCAGTGCCGAGGACCGCGCCACGCTCCTCGACGTGGCGCGCCGCACCGCGGAGCGGCTCTTCATTCCCCTGACCATCGGAGGCGGCGTGCGGACGGCGGATGACGTGGGGCGCGTCCTGCGCGCCGGCGCCGACAAGGTCTCGCTGAACTCGGCGATGGTCGCCGATCCCGGCGTGCTGACGGCCTGCGCCGAGCGGTTCGGCGCGCAGTGCGTCGTGGCCAGCATCGACGCGAAGCTGGATGACGGCGGCGCGTGGCGGGTCTGGACCCACGGTGGTCGTACCGCCACCGACCTGGACGCCGTGGAGTGGGCCGAGGAGTGCGTCTCGCGCGGCGCTGGTGAGGTGCTGCTGACCAGCATCGATCGCGATGGTGCTCGCACGGGCTACGACCTGCCGCTGATGCGCGCGGTGTCGTCGCGTGTGGCGGCGCCGGTGATCGCCAGCGGCGGTGCCGGCACCGCGTCACACGTGGTGGATGTGCTGGCCGAGGGGCATGCCGATGCCGCGCTTGTGGCAGGCATCCTGCACGACGGCGTGACGACGGTGGGCGCGCTGAAGGACGCGATGCGCGCCACGGGGCTGGTGGTCCGATGA
- a CDS encoding 1-(5-phosphoribosyl)-5-[(5-phosphoribosylamino)methylideneamino] imidazole-4-carboxamide isomerase: protein MIAIPAIDLRDGACVQLVGGEYTAERIRLPDPLAVALDWEAKGFQALHVVDLDAATGRGSNRRLIERLLDRTDLTVQVGGGVRDRDDITWLIDAGATYVVVGTRALEDEAWLAEMADDFPDQLIVAADVRDRTIVTRGWAKTLHVDIAEAMERLSSLPLAGVLVTAVHKEGLLQGADLALMESVTESTALPVIASGGITTDTDLRLLDDCGVAAAVLGMALYTGALDARAIAGEFCA, encoded by the coding sequence ATGATCGCCATTCCCGCCATCGACCTCCGCGACGGCGCCTGCGTGCAGCTGGTGGGCGGTGAGTACACGGCCGAACGCATCCGGCTGCCCGACCCGCTCGCGGTGGCACTCGACTGGGAGGCGAAGGGCTTCCAGGCCCTGCACGTGGTCGACCTCGATGCCGCCACCGGCCGTGGCAGCAACCGGCGGCTCATCGAGCGCCTGCTCGACCGCACCGACCTCACGGTGCAGGTGGGCGGCGGCGTGCGGGATCGTGACGACATCACCTGGCTCATCGACGCCGGTGCCACCTACGTCGTGGTCGGCACGCGCGCCCTCGAGGACGAGGCGTGGCTGGCGGAGATGGCCGACGACTTTCCGGACCAGCTGATCGTCGCCGCCGACGTGCGCGACCGGACGATCGTGACCCGCGGCTGGGCGAAGACGCTCCACGTCGACATCGCGGAGGCGATGGAACGCCTGTCGTCGCTGCCCCTGGCGGGGGTGCTGGTGACCGCGGTCCACAAGGAAGGGCTGCTGCAGGGCGCCGACCTGGCGCTGATGGAATCGGTCACCGAGTCCACGGCGCTGCCCGTGATCGCCAGCGGCGGCATCACCACCGACACCGACCTGCGCCTCCTCGACGACTGCGGCGTGGCCGCGGCCGTGCTGGGCATGGCGCTCTACACCGGCGCACTCGACGCACGCGCCATTGCCGGGGAGTTCTGCGCATGA